In Magnetovibrio sp., the following proteins share a genomic window:
- a CDS encoding isoprenylcysteine carboxylmethyltransferase family protein — protein sequence MTDRLGAYQRIFGTGPRGLALSLATLAATWAVTHFINAAPIHGYDGFGLGALLVSIAVTAAGVAWSLKSLPLSSRGRELITSGAFRHVRHPLYASFLLSFDFGLALYLDHWIYMLWALAQFPLWHANVAGEERLMHETFGKAYVVYAARTGRFVPKWRASRA from the coding sequence GTGACGGATCGACTGGGAGCCTACCAACGTATTTTCGGCACCGGGCCGCGTGGACTGGCGCTGAGCCTCGCGACGTTGGCGGCGACTTGGGCGGTGACGCATTTCATCAATGCCGCCCCGATCCACGGCTACGACGGCTTCGGCCTGGGTGCGCTGTTGGTTTCCATCGCCGTGACCGCTGCGGGGGTGGCGTGGAGTTTGAAGTCGTTGCCGCTCAGTAGCCGCGGGCGCGAGCTGATCACCAGCGGTGCGTTCCGCCATGTGCGCCATCCGCTGTATGCATCGTTTTTGCTGAGCTTCGATTTCGGCCTGGCGCTGTATCTCGATCACTGGATCTACATGCTGTGGGCGCTGGCGCAATTTCCGCTGTGGCACGCCAACGTGGCGGGCGAAGAACGCCTGATGCACGAAACGTTCGGCAAAGCGTATGTCGTTTACGCCGCGCGCACCGGGCGGTTCGTGCCCAAATGGCGCGCTTCGCGGGCTTAA